Proteins encoded together in one Dechloromonas sp. HYN0024 window:
- a CDS encoding ATP-binding protein, which translates to MIAIASHRNTRRKLNRGTWLLPVATFLLLALSTLATWHWQYRLQIQAEELTSNQESAAITAEIRERLNLHGQFLRSLHAFAGAAPSHDKAVWRRFARSIEVDGNLAGMFAFAYAPALHLNTPHVAARSGDFRSDRHAIFPTPLPGASLAVPLRFIAPESPIVEAILGFDLLSEKGRRDAILRSALTGDIAMTAPIELQTDKGAKRPGFQLVQAIFDDQFIASQPDSNQRNFAGVVLTAYRFDEFMGSFKLPLNSRFAMQIFDESLSADAPDSAAPTLIYSSDPGYDFSASPLLHHEIDFGGRNWVLHFHAQRTSNPGFDTPALILYGGLLGSLLLALLVYYLTSHRDRAERYAQRLTRELSEHRDHLQDLVSQRTASLDGALKQARAASQAKSEFLANMSHELNTPMHAILGFVELGLKRTKDLNDPKITQYFERIDQSGQRLLSLIDELLDLSKLDAGQVELHPQTFDAEQLVQQVGAQLEPLLLSRQLRLDIITQTTGIKLTADINRITQVICNLLSNAIKFSPVGGTIRVELTSALLPAGRRAADSGMQSALALRFIDQGVGIPEDELESIFDKFVQSSATKSGAGGTGLGLAICRGIVSQHRGTIVAHNNPEQGACFVVTLPLNFWMGKSTQND; encoded by the coding sequence GTGATCGCCATAGCGTCCCATCGCAATACTCGCCGAAAGCTGAACCGCGGCACCTGGTTGCTGCCGGTCGCCACCTTTTTGCTACTGGCCCTGTCCACGCTGGCTACCTGGCACTGGCAGTACCGCCTCCAGATTCAGGCAGAAGAGTTGACCAGCAACCAGGAAAGCGCGGCGATTACCGCCGAAATTCGCGAGCGCCTCAATCTGCACGGCCAGTTTCTCCGCTCATTACACGCCTTTGCTGGCGCAGCACCTAGCCATGACAAGGCAGTTTGGCGGCGCTTTGCCCGAAGTATCGAAGTCGACGGCAATCTGGCCGGGATGTTCGCCTTTGCCTATGCCCCAGCCCTCCACCTCAACACCCCGCATGTCGCCGCCCGCTCTGGCGACTTTCGATCTGACCGCCACGCCATTTTCCCGACCCCACTCCCCGGCGCCAGCCTCGCTGTTCCGCTCCGCTTCATCGCACCCGAATCACCGATTGTCGAGGCGATTCTCGGCTTTGACCTGCTCTCCGAAAAGGGCAGGCGCGACGCCATTCTCCGGTCCGCCCTGACTGGCGACATCGCCATGACGGCCCCCATCGAACTGCAAACCGACAAGGGCGCAAAGCGACCGGGTTTCCAGTTGGTTCAGGCAATTTTTGACGATCAATTCATCGCCAGCCAACCCGATTCGAACCAACGGAACTTCGCCGGGGTGGTCCTTACCGCTTATCGCTTCGACGAATTCATGGGCTCCTTCAAGCTGCCACTCAACAGTCGCTTCGCGATGCAGATTTTCGATGAGTCACTGTCCGCCGACGCCCCCGATAGTGCAGCACCGACATTGATCTACAGTTCTGATCCGGGCTACGATTTTTCCGCCTCGCCGCTCCTCCATCACGAGATCGATTTCGGGGGACGTAACTGGGTGCTTCACTTCCATGCTCAACGCACCAGCAACCCGGGATTTGACACCCCAGCCCTGATCCTCTACGGAGGGCTGCTCGGCAGTCTGCTCCTGGCCCTCCTGGTATATTACCTAACCAGCCATCGTGACCGAGCCGAACGTTACGCCCAAAGGCTGACCCGCGAACTCAGCGAGCACCGGGATCACCTGCAGGACCTGGTCAGCCAGCGCACAGCCAGTCTTGACGGTGCCCTGAAGCAAGCCAGAGCGGCCAGCCAGGCAAAATCCGAATTCCTCGCCAACATGTCGCACGAGTTGAATACGCCGATGCATGCGATTCTCGGCTTCGTTGAACTCGGTCTCAAGCGCACCAAGGATCTCAACGACCCGAAAATCACCCAGTATTTCGAGCGCATTGATCAGAGCGGTCAGCGACTTCTCTCGCTGATCGACGAGTTGCTCGACCTCTCGAAACTCGATGCCGGCCAGGTTGAATTGCACCCTCAAACCTTCGACGCCGAGCAACTGGTGCAGCAAGTTGGGGCGCAACTCGAACCGCTCCTGCTGTCCCGGCAATTGCGCCTGGACATCATCACCCAGACAACAGGGATAAAGCTCACGGCGGACATCAATCGAATTACCCAGGTCATCTGCAACCTGCTGTCGAATGCCATCAAGTTTTCCCCGGTTGGCGGGACAATACGGGTCGAACTGACCAGCGCCCTACTGCCGGCCGGTCGCCGGGCCGCGGATAGCGGCATGCAGTCTGCGCTGGCGTTGAGATTTATCGATCAGGGGGTAGGCATTCCCGAGGATGAACTGGAGTCCATTTTTGACAAGTTTGTCCAAAGCAGCGCCACCAAGAGTGGCGCTGGTGGAACCGGACTGGGCTTGGCGATTTGCCGGGGAATTGTTTCACAACACCGTGGTACGATTGTTGCGCACAACAATCCAGAGCAGGGCGCCTGTTTCGTCGTTACCCTGCCATTGAATTTCTGGATGGGGAAATCTACACAAAATGACTAA